In one Salipiger abyssi genomic region, the following are encoded:
- a CDS encoding STAS domain-containing protein — MHLTILGTGDPQIIRVEEGRIDSAVAIQFKDAVRSAVSADAARVVLDLGQVEFIDSSGLGAIVAAMKGMAQGQRLDLAALRPMVDKVFRMTRMDTIFVIHDSVEAACGSGGS; from the coding sequence ATGCATCTCACCATTCTCGGGACAGGCGATCCCCAGATCATTCGGGTCGAGGAGGGGCGGATCGATTCCGCCGTGGCGATCCAGTTCAAGGACGCGGTGCGCAGCGCCGTCTCGGCGGATGCGGCGCGGGTTGTGCTCGATCTGGGGCAGGTGGAGTTCATCGATTCGAGCGGGCTCGGCGCCATCGTCGCCGCGATGAAGGGGATGGCGCAGGGTCAGCGGCTCGATCTCGCGGCGCTGCGCCCGATGGTCGACAAGGTGTTCCGCATGACCCGTATGGACACGATCTTTGTCATTCATGACAGTGTAGAGGCCGCCTGCGGCAGCGGCGGCAGCTGA
- a CDS encoding MFS transporter: MPPRSASPLAVLRIPAFRNRWAASLVSHLGTLVQSVGAGWMMTQISDSDAMVGLVQAAVTVPMMLFAVFAGTLADSHDRRRVMIGAQFFMMASASLLTVLAWAGLMTPWLLVLLTFMIGTGSTFFNPSWQASMGDIVPRNDLPSAVALNSMAFNAMRSIGPAVGGIIVAAAGAAAAFALNAVSYVAMIVALWLWKAPLPDNSLPREPLRLAIGSGLRYVAMSPNLMNVLGRAFLFGLGSVAVLSLLPIVAHERLGGDATTYGILLGCFGVGAIGGAFSNARLRERFDNEHIIRFAALAGTGSTILLAFAPVIWLCLPALLLSGACWVVALSLFNVTVQLSTPRWVVGRAIALYQSASFGGMALGSWIWGAASDAQGLTLALLGAALTLALAAAVGLRQPLPEYGNLDMSPLDLFREPMLQLDVQPRSGPIFAVTRFEIDHKDEAEFLEVMAERRRIRIRDGAQNWVLMRDLENPRIWEETYHVPTWVEYIRHNTRRTKADHGTYERLLALHRGPERPHTRRMIERHAIARGRGGAYYFDI; the protein is encoded by the coding sequence ATGCCGCCACGTTCCGCTTCTCCGCTCGCCGTCCTGCGCATCCCCGCCTTCCGCAACCGCTGGGCCGCTTCGCTGGTCTCGCATCTGGGCACGCTGGTGCAGTCGGTGGGGGCGGGCTGGATGATGACCCAGATCAGCGACAGCGACGCCATGGTGGGGCTGGTGCAGGCGGCGGTGACGGTGCCGATGATGCTGTTTGCGGTCTTTGCCGGCACCCTGGCCGACAGCCACGACCGGCGCCGGGTGATGATCGGGGCGCAGTTCTTCATGATGGCCTCGGCATCGCTGCTGACGGTGCTGGCCTGGGCCGGGCTGATGACGCCCTGGCTGCTGGTGCTGCTGACCTTTATGATCGGCACCGGCTCGACCTTCTTCAACCCGTCCTGGCAGGCCTCGATGGGCGATATCGTGCCGCGCAACGATCTGCCCTCGGCGGTGGCGCTGAACTCCATGGCCTTCAACGCCATGCGCTCCATCGGCCCCGCCGTGGGCGGCATCATCGTGGCTGCCGCAGGCGCCGCCGCCGCCTTCGCGCTGAACGCGGTGAGCTATGTGGCGATGATCGTGGCGCTGTGGCTGTGGAAGGCGCCGCTGCCCGACAATTCCCTCCCGCGCGAGCCGCTGCGCCTCGCGATCGGCTCGGGGCTTCGCTATGTCGCGATGTCGCCCAACCTGATGAACGTGCTGGGGCGGGCCTTTCTGTTCGGGCTTGGGTCTGTCGCGGTGCTGTCGCTGCTGCCCATCGTCGCGCATGAGCGGCTGGGCGGCGACGCCACCACCTATGGCATCCTGCTTGGCTGCTTTGGCGTCGGCGCCATCGGTGGCGCGTTCTCCAACGCCCGGCTGCGCGAGCGGTTCGACAACGAGCATATCATCCGTTTCGCAGCACTGGCGGGCACCGGCTCGACGATACTTCTGGCCTTTGCACCGGTGATCTGGCTCTGCCTGCCGGCGCTGCTGCTGAGCGGCGCCTGCTGGGTCGTGGCGCTGTCGCTTTTCAATGTGACGGTGCAGCTCTCGACGCCGCGCTGGGTGGTGGGGCGCGCGATTGCGCTTTACCAGAGCGCCTCCTTTGGGGGCATGGCGCTGGGCAGCTGGATCTGGGGCGCCGCCTCGGACGCGCAGGGGCTGACGCTGGCGCTGCTGGGCGCGGCGCTGACCCTGGCGCTGGCGGCGGCGGTCGGGTTGCGCCAGCCGCTGCCGGAATACGGCAATCTCGACATGTCGCCGCTGGATCTGTTCCGCGAGCCGATGCTGCAACTCGACGTGCAGCCGCGCAGCGGGCCGATCTTTGCGGTGACCCGGTTCGAGATCGACCACAAGGACGAGGCGGAATTTCTTGAGGTCATGGCCGAGCGCCGACGCATCCGCATCCGCGACGGGGCGCAAAACTGGGTGCTGATGCGCGATCTGGAAAACCCGAGGATCTGGGAAGAGACCTATCACGTCCCGACCTGGGTGGAATATATCCGTCACAACACGCGCCGAACCAAGGCCGATCACGGCACCTACGAGCGTCTGCTGGCGCTGCATCGCGGCCCCGAGCGCCCGCATACCCGCCGGATGATCGAGCGCCACGCCATCGCGCGCGGGCGCGGCGGGGCGTACTACTTCGATATCTGA
- a CDS encoding ATP-binding protein: MPDMPDQRPTLALAFDFASTPAEVRGALGRVARGLDGIGWDAETRGAVELALAEALNNIVEHAYGGAPDGRIHLTLDATAGSADLVIRDSGGAMPGHRLPAGAPVDPEARGDLPEGGFGWYLIRRLASHLSYRRTEGCNRLEIHMRRADHAGGGAE, encoded by the coding sequence ATGCCCGACATGCCAGATCAGCGCCCGACGCTTGCGCTCGCGTTCGATTTCGCCAGCACGCCGGCGGAGGTGCGCGGCGCGCTCGGGCGCGTGGCGCGGGGGCTGGATGGCATCGGCTGGGATGCGGAAACCCGTGGCGCGGTAGAGTTGGCCTTGGCCGAGGCGCTGAACAATATCGTCGAACATGCCTATGGCGGCGCCCCGGACGGGCGCATTCACCTGACGCTGGATGCGACGGCGGGCAGCGCCGATCTGGTGATCCGCGACAGCGGCGGCGCCATGCCGGGGCACCGGCTGCCGGCCGGCGCCCCCGTCGATCCCGAGGCCCGCGGGGATCTGCCCGAGGGCGGATTCGGCTGGTATCTGATCCGGCGCCTGGCAAGCCATCTCTCCTATCGCCGGACAGAGGGCTGCAACCGGCTGGAGATTCACATGCGCCGTGCCGATCACGCCGGCGGCGGCGCGGAATAA
- a CDS encoding GAF domain-containing protein: MTDYPSLARTVAALTENEDDPVALMATLACEIHHADERFDWTGFYRVTAPELLKIGPYQGGHGCLTIPFSRGVCGACARTGTAQLVPDVEAFPGHIACASSTRSELVLPVRDASGALIAVLDIDSDRPDAFTEEDAGALQAILDSVFAR, from the coding sequence ATGACCGACTATCCAAGCCTTGCCCGCACCGTCGCCGCGCTCACCGAGAATGAGGACGACCCGGTCGCGCTCATGGCCACGCTCGCCTGCGAGATCCACCACGCGGACGAGCGGTTCGACTGGACGGGTTTCTACCGGGTCACCGCGCCCGAGCTTCTGAAGATCGGCCCCTATCAGGGCGGCCATGGCTGCCTGACCATCCCGTTCTCGCGCGGGGTCTGCGGCGCCTGCGCCCGCACCGGCACGGCGCAGCTAGTGCCCGATGTGGAGGCCTTCCCCGGCCATATCGCCTGCGCCAGCTCTACCCGTTCGGAGCTGGTGCTGCCGGTGCGCGATGCCTCCGGCGCGCTGATCGCGGTGCTGGACATCGACAGCGACCGGCCCGACGCCTTTACCGAAGAGGATGCCGGGGCGCTCCAGGCGATCCTCGACAGCGTCTTCGCGCGATGA
- a CDS encoding LysE family translocator produces MSWEGWSVFALFWVVFVTSPGPNAVNCIQTGMSAGFLRALWGVLGILTQALLFLTLSAAGVTALLIHSPTGFLIAKILGAGFLLWLGIRNWRAASRPLAMAHAASGSIYTRAFLIATINPKSVAGYLAAFSQFVMPNVPIWSQMRVIVPTALCITAASYITYTALGALLGRAALGAVANLWVRRVLAVCFLVYGVALGATALP; encoded by the coding sequence ATGAGCTGGGAGGGCTGGAGCGTCTTCGCGCTGTTCTGGGTGGTCTTTGTGACCTCGCCCGGGCCGAACGCGGTGAATTGCATCCAGACCGGCATGAGCGCGGGCTTTCTGCGCGCGCTCTGGGGCGTGCTCGGCATCCTGACACAGGCGCTGCTCTTCCTGACGCTCTCGGCGGCGGGGGTGACGGCGCTGCTGATCCATTCGCCCACGGGCTTTCTGATCGCCAAGATCCTCGGCGCGGGCTTCCTGCTCTGGCTCGGCATCCGCAACTGGCGCGCGGCGTCCCGACCGCTGGCCATGGCGCATGCGGCCTCGGGCTCGATCTATACCCGCGCCTTCCTGATCGCGACGATCAACCCGAAATCGGTGGCGGGCTATCTCGCCGCCTTTTCGCAATTCGTCATGCCGAACGTGCCGATCTGGTCGCAGATGCGGGTGATCGTGCCCACCGCGCTCTGCATCACCGCCGCGAGTTACATCACCTACACGGCACTCGGGGCGCTGCTCGGGCGGGCGGCGCTCGGGGCGGTGGCGAATCTCTGGGTGCGGCGGGTGCTGGCGGTCTGCTTTCTGGTCTATGGCGTGGCGCTGGGGGCCACCGCCCTGCCCTGA
- a CDS encoding peroxiredoxin, with protein MALRINDTIPNLHVVTDLGEYDLHDWIGDSWAILFSHPKDFTPVCTTEFGAVAQLADEWAKRGTKVMGISVDGVDEHKQWKGDIEKTAGADAGFPIIADEDLAVAKALDMLPADAYLPDGRTPADSATVRSVFIVAPNKKVQLMMTYPMSVGRNFAEVLRALDGLQRTYEQPLATPANWETGQDVIVALSLDDAAATEKFGELDIKLPYLRYAKNPA; from the coding sequence ATGGCTCTTCGTATCAACGACACGATTCCCAACCTCCACGTCGTCACCGACCTGGGCGAGTACGACCTGCACGACTGGATCGGCGATAGCTGGGCGATCCTGTTCTCGCACCCCAAGGATTTCACCCCGGTCTGCACCACCGAATTCGGCGCCGTGGCGCAGCTCGCCGACGAATGGGCCAAGCGCGGCACCAAGGTGATGGGCATCTCGGTCGACGGTGTCGATGAGCACAAGCAGTGGAAGGGCGATATCGAGAAAACCGCCGGTGCCGATGCCGGCTTCCCGATCATCGCCGATGAGGATCTGGCCGTGGCCAAGGCGCTCGACATGTTGCCCGCCGACGCCTACCTGCCCGATGGCCGCACCCCCGCCGACAGCGCCACCGTGCGCTCGGTCTTTATCGTGGCGCCGAACAAGAAGGTGCAGCTGATGATGACCTACCCGATGTCGGTGGGCCGGAACTTTGCCGAGGTGCTGCGCGCGCTGGACGGTCTGCAACGCACCTATGAGCAGCCGCTCGCGACCCCGGCCAACTGGGAAACCGGCCAGGACGTGATCGTGGCACTGTCGCTGGACGACGCCGCCGCCACCGAGAAATTCGGCGAGCTGGACATCAAGCTGCCCTATCTGCGCTACGCCAAGAACCCGGCCTGA
- a CDS encoding RluA family pseudouridine synthase has translation MSDDYAPPSGEIPVLHEDHEILVVDKPAGLLSVPGKGAQLADCLIARLERAFPTVRLVHRLDRDTSGVMVFALTAHAQRHLGQQFEARKTRKTYIARVAGRLEPKTGSVDLPLIVDWPNRPLQKVDHEAGKPALTEYKVTKVSDAESRVRLHPVTGRSHQLRVHMLALGHPILGDPLYAPETAGDFPRMMLHAEELRLHHPESGIGVKFRSKAPF, from the coding sequence ATGAGCGACGATTACGCACCGCCCTCGGGCGAGATCCCCGTCCTGCACGAAGATCACGAGATCCTCGTGGTCGACAAACCCGCAGGCCTCCTGTCGGTGCCCGGCAAGGGCGCGCAGCTGGCCGATTGCCTGATCGCGCGGCTGGAGCGGGCCTTTCCGACGGTGCGGCTGGTGCACCGGCTCGACCGCGACACCTCCGGGGTGATGGTCTTTGCGCTGACCGCGCATGCGCAGCGCCATCTCGGCCAGCAGTTCGAAGCGCGGAAGACCAGGAAGACCTATATCGCCCGCGTCGCAGGACGGCTGGAGCCGAAGACCGGCAGCGTCGATCTGCCGCTGATCGTCGACTGGCCGAACCGCCCGTTGCAGAAGGTCGATCACGAAGCGGGCAAGCCGGCGCTGACCGAATACAAGGTGACCAAGGTCAGCGATGCCGAGAGCCGCGTGCGGCTGCACCCGGTGACCGGGCGCAGCCATCAGCTGCGGGTGCATATGCTGGCGCTGGGGCATCCGATCCTGGGCGATCCGCTTTACGCGCCGGAGACGGCAGGAGACTTTCCGCGCATGATGCTGCATGCCGAGGAGCTGCGGCTGCACCATCCGGAGAGCGGGATCGGGGTCAAATTCCGCTCGAAGGCGCCGTTTTAA
- a CDS encoding acetyl-CoA C-acyltransferase: MTDVVITGAARSAMGGFQGMFTDLSAADLGGAAIRAARAEAGSPAVEELLMGCVLPAGQGQAPARQAGFKAGLGEEVPATTLNKMCGSGMKAAMTGFDQIALGHATTVISGGMESMTNAPYLLPKMRGGARIGHGQVIDHMFLDGLEDAYDKGRLMGTFAEDCAEAFQFTREAQDQYAIASLDNALDAERSGAFAREITPVTIHARTGEEVITRDEQPGRARPEKIPHLKPAFRKDGTVTAANSSSISDGAAALVLTTLDAAAATGTTPRARILGHASHAQAPSLFPTAPIPAAQKLLDRIGWKKTDVDLWEVNEAFAVVPMAFMKEMGLPRDVVNVHGGACALGHPIGASGARIIVTLLNALETRGLKRGIAAICIGGGEGTAIAIERI; encoded by the coding sequence ATGACAGATGTGGTGATCACCGGCGCGGCGCGCAGCGCCATGGGCGGGTTTCAGGGCATGTTCACGGATCTCAGCGCCGCCGATCTCGGCGGCGCGGCGATCCGCGCGGCACGGGCGGAGGCCGGCAGCCCGGCGGTGGAGGAGCTGCTGATGGGCTGCGTGCTGCCCGCGGGCCAGGGCCAGGCGCCGGCGCGGCAGGCGGGGTTCAAGGCAGGCCTTGGCGAAGAGGTGCCCGCCACGACGCTCAACAAGATGTGCGGCTCCGGCATGAAGGCCGCCATGACGGGGTTCGATCAGATCGCGCTCGGCCATGCCACCACGGTGATCTCCGGCGGCATGGAGAGCATGACCAACGCGCCCTACCTGCTGCCCAAGATGCGCGGCGGCGCCCGTATCGGCCACGGTCAGGTCATCGACCACATGTTCCTCGACGGGCTGGAAGACGCCTATGACAAGGGCCGCCTCATGGGCACCTTTGCCGAGGATTGCGCCGAGGCGTTCCAGTTCACCCGCGAGGCGCAGGATCAATACGCCATCGCCTCGCTCGACAATGCGCTGGATGCGGAGCGCTCCGGCGCCTTCGCGCGCGAGATCACCCCGGTCACCATCCACGCCCGCACCGGCGAGGAGGTGATCACCCGCGACGAACAGCCCGGCCGCGCCCGGCCCGAGAAGATCCCGCATCTGAAACCGGCCTTCCGCAAGGACGGCACGGTGACGGCGGCCAACTCCTCCTCGATCTCCGACGGCGCGGCGGCGCTGGTGCTGACCACGCTCGACGCCGCCGCGGCCACGGGCACCACACCCCGCGCCCGCATCCTCGGCCATGCCAGCCATGCGCAGGCGCCCAGCCTCTTCCCCACCGCCCCGATCCCGGCGGCGCAGAAACTGCTCGACCGCATCGGCTGGAAGAAAACCGATGTCGACCTCTGGGAGGTGAACGAAGCCTTTGCGGTGGTGCCCATGGCCTTCATGAAGGAGATGGGCCTGCCGCGCGACGTGGTGAACGTGCATGGCGGTGCCTGCGCGCTCGGCCATCCGATCGGCGCCAGCGGCGCGCGCATCATCGTCACGCTGCTGAACGCGCTGGAAACGCGCGGGCTGAAGCGTGGCATCGCCGCGATCTGCATCGGCGGCGGCGAGGGCACGGCCATCGCCATCGAGCGGATTTGA
- a CDS encoding aldehyde dehydrogenase family protein, translating into MIEKRQFYIDGAWVDALAGRDHAVIDPATEEPCAMIALGGQADTDAAVAAAKRALPGWMATPVAERIALVEKLLAIYSERGEEMAQAISTEMGAPIALARANQVGAGAFHLKNFIEAAKRFEFEKPFSEAFPDTRMIHEAVGVCALITPWNWPMNQVTLKVGAAAIAGCTMVLKPSEESPLSAMLFAEYMDAAGFPKGVFNLVNGDGAGVGTQLSSHEDIDMVSFTGSTRAGRAISKAAADTLKRVHLELGGKGANLIFADADETAVKRGVMHMMQNSGQSCNAPSRMMVEAPIYDSVVERAAEIAATVKVGAPSEDGKHIGPVVNATQYEKIQGLIETGIKEGARLVAGGPGRPEGFNKGFYVRPTVFADVTPDMTIAREEIFGPVLSIMKFESEEEAVAVANDTPYGLTNYVQSQDAERRHRLARQLRSGMVEMNGKSRAPGAPFGGMKQSGNGREGGIHGIHDFLEIKAVSGWAAE; encoded by the coding sequence ATGATTGAGAAGCGTCAGTTCTATATTGACGGGGCCTGGGTGGATGCGCTGGCGGGGCGCGACCACGCGGTCATCGACCCGGCGACCGAAGAGCCCTGCGCGATGATCGCCCTGGGCGGGCAGGCCGATACCGACGCGGCGGTCGCTGCCGCCAAGCGCGCGCTGCCGGGCTGGATGGCGACGCCGGTGGCCGAGCGCATCGCGCTGGTGGAGAAGCTGCTGGCGATCTATTCCGAGCGCGGCGAGGAGATGGCGCAGGCAATCTCCACCGAGATGGGCGCGCCCATCGCGCTGGCGCGGGCCAACCAGGTGGGGGCAGGCGCCTTTCACCTGAAGAACTTCATCGAGGCGGCCAAGCGCTTCGAGTTCGAAAAGCCCTTCTCCGAGGCCTTCCCCGACACCCGTATGATCCACGAGGCAGTGGGGGTCTGCGCGCTGATCACGCCGTGGAACTGGCCGATGAACCAGGTCACGCTCAAGGTCGGCGCCGCGGCCATTGCCGGCTGCACCATGGTGCTGAAACCCTCGGAGGAAAGCCCGCTCTCGGCGATGCTCTTTGCCGAATACATGGATGCGGCGGGCTTCCCCAAGGGGGTGTTCAACCTGGTGAACGGCGATGGCGCGGGTGTCGGCACGCAGCTTTCCTCGCATGAGGATATCGACATGGTGAGCTTCACCGGCTCGACCCGCGCCGGCCGGGCGATCTCCAAGGCCGCCGCCGACACGCTGAAGCGCGTGCATCTGGAGCTGGGCGGCAAGGGCGCCAACCTGATCTTCGCCGATGCGGACGAGACGGCGGTGAAGCGGGGCGTGATGCACATGATGCAGAATTCGGGCCAGAGCTGCAACGCGCCCTCGCGCATGATGGTCGAGGCGCCGATCTACGACAGCGTCGTCGAGCGCGCCGCCGAGATCGCCGCCACGGTGAAGGTCGGTGCGCCTTCCGAGGACGGAAAGCATATCGGCCCGGTGGTGAATGCCACGCAATACGAAAAGATCCAGGGCCTGATCGAGACCGGCATCAAGGAAGGTGCCCGGCTCGTCGCCGGCGGTCCGGGCCGTCCGGAAGGGTTCAACAAGGGCTTCTATGTGCGCCCCACGGTCTTTGCCGATGTGACGCCCGACATGACCATCGCCCGCGAAGAGATCTTCGGCCCGGTGCTGTCGATCATGAAGTTCGAGAGCGAGGAAGAGGCGGTCGCGGTCGCCAATGACACGCCCTACGGGCTCACCAACTACGTACAATCGCAGGACGCGGAGCGCCGCCACCGGCTGGCGCGCCAGCTCCGCTCGGGCATGGTCGAGATGAACGGCAAGAGCCGCGCCCCCGGCGCGCCCTTCGGCGGCATGAAACAGTCCGGCAATGGCCGCGAGGGCGGGATCCACGGTATCCACGACTTCCTCGAGATCAAGGCGGTGAGCGGCTGGGCCGCCGAGTAA
- a CDS encoding DUF805 domain-containing protein, producing MYGPISAFESYLFNALTLNARATRSEYWWPALIVGLAMIAAGVADAMTVMRVSEAGGLPPLNPFSYWTPLLSLLTLVPNITCGIRRLHDTGRSGLWVLVMLVPMVGGLIYILLLSLPSEPRENAWGQPRGQVRPHARDDAEPGAPTSARRTRGHRPSALDSYAVLLQAEAEPSPEEIARRKQEVHEYFKRNVSRRASA from the coding sequence ATGTACGGCCCCATCTCCGCCTTCGAATCCTATCTTTTCAACGCATTGACACTGAACGCCCGGGCGACGCGCTCGGAATATTGGTGGCCGGCCCTCATCGTCGGGCTGGCGATGATCGCGGCAGGGGTTGCCGATGCGATGACGGTGATGCGAGTGAGCGAGGCGGGTGGGCTTCCGCCGCTGAACCCGTTCTCCTACTGGACGCCGCTGCTGTCGCTGCTGACGCTGGTGCCGAATATCACCTGCGGCATCCGTCGCCTGCACGATACCGGGCGTTCTGGACTCTGGGTGCTCGTGATGCTGGTGCCGATGGTTGGCGGGCTGATCTACATTCTGCTGCTGTCTCTGCCCTCCGAGCCGCGAGAAAACGCCTGGGGCCAGCCGCGCGGCCAGGTGAGACCGCATGCTCGCGATGACGCCGAACCCGGCGCCCCGACCTCCGCCCGCCGGACCCGCGGGCATCGGCCAAGTGCGCTCGATTCCTACGCGGTGCTGCTCCAGGCCGAAGCCGAGCCCTCGCCGGAAGAGATTGCCCGCCGAAAGCAGGAAGTGCATGAGTATTTCAAGCGCAACGTCTCGCGCCGCGCCTCCGCCTGA